A portion of the Ricinus communis isolate WT05 ecotype wild-type chromosome 10, ASM1957865v1, whole genome shotgun sequence genome contains these proteins:
- the LOC8282030 gene encoding glycine-rich protein A3: MGGGKDKPDNESTDKGLLSNLAGYAAGYHTPHGSYAPHGYPPQQYPHQGYPPAGYPPPGGYPPAGYPPPGGYPPPGGYPPAGYPPGGYPPAGYPGPSGPHHSGHGSGGMGTLLAGGAAAAAAAYGAHHLSHGHGHGYGYGGFGHGKFKHGKFKHGKFGKRWKGGMFGKHKGKMFKRWK; this comes from the exons ATGGGAGGTGGAAAGGACAAGCCTGACAATGAGTCTACTGACAAAGGCCTGCTTTCGAATCTTGCTGGATATGCTGCTGGTTACCACACCCCACATGGATCATATGCTCCACACGGTTATCCTCCTCAACAATATCCCCACCAGGGCTACCCGCCTGCTGGATATCCTCCTCCTGGTGGATATCCTCCAGCAGGTTATCCTCCTCCAGGTGGCTATCCTCCTCCAGGCGGTTACCCTCCAGCTGGTTATCCTCCAGGTGGTTACCCTCCAGCTGGTTATCCCGGGCCATCAGGTCCGCACCATTCAG GGCATGGATCTGGTGGTATGGGGACACTGTTAGCTGGGGGGGCAGCTGCAGCAGCTGCTGCTTATGGGGCTCATCACTTGTCGCATGGACATGGACATGGATATGGGTACGGCGGCTTTGGTCATGGGAAGTTCAAGCACGGAAAGTTTAAGCATGGGAAGTTTGGGAAGCGCTGGAAGGGTGGAATGTTTGGGAAGCACAAGGGCAAAATGTTCAAGAGGTGGAAGTGA
- the LOC8282029 gene encoding tRNA (guanine-N(7)-)-methyltransferase, translated as MTTSLCSQFFHAVTNPLPMATKQALSARILKLQFQRSIIRPTQPHYYQNCCYSNTVNACIGSKELRSTDLVALEYAELNLTDKTSGELGHVRIRQHVNPLSSSFSVPALVPNWKEVFKDPTLPLMVDIGSGSGRFLIWLARKNPDSGNYLGIEIRQKLVRRAELWVKEMALGNIYFLFANATVSFRQLVLEYPGPLMFVSILCPDPHFKKRHHKRRVVQKTLVDSITDNLMLGGKVFLQSDVLDVALDMRNQFDAEPDVLQHIDEIDPSMSCDNDGWLCNNPLGIRTEREIHAEFEGAKIYRRLYQKRT; from the exons ATGACTACTTCACTTTGCTCACAATTCTTTCATGCTGTTACCAACCCACTACCCATGGCTACAAAGCAAGCTCTGTCCGCGCGAATACTAAAACTACAATTTCAACGTTCCATTATAAGGCCTACACAGCCtcattattatcaaaattgtTGTTACAGTAACACAGTGAATGCCTGTATTGGTTCAAAAGAACTTAGAAGCACAGACCTTGTAGCTTTGGAGTATGCTGAGCTTAATCTCACTGATAAAACCTCTGGG GAACTGGGTCATGTTAGAATCAGGCAACATGTGAACCCTTTGAGTTCATCTTTTTCT GTGCCGGCGTTGGTACCTAATTGGAAGGAAGTTTTCAAGGACCCGACATTACCACTCATGGTGGATATcggaagtg gGAGTGGCAGGTTTCTCATATGGCTTGCAAGAAAGAATCCAGATTCAGGAAATTATTTGGGAATTGAAATACGGCAAAAG CTGGTCAGACGTGCTGAGCTTTGGGTAAAAGAGATGGCTCTTGGTAACAT ATATTTCCTCTTTGCAAATGCTACAGTTTCTTTCAGACAACTGGTTCTCGAGTACCCTGGACCTTTGATGTTTGTTTCAATTTTG TGCCCAGACCCCCATTTCAAGAAAAGGCATCACAAGCGAAGGGTTGTGCAGAAGACATTAGTGGATTCTATCACTGATAATTTAATGCTTGGAGGAAAG GTTTTTTTGCAGTCTGATGTACTTGACGTGGCTCTCGACATGAGGAATCAATTTGATGCGGAGCCAGATGTGCTTCAACACATAGATGAGATTGATCCAAGCATGTCGTGTGATAATGACGGATGGCTATGTAATAATCCCTTGGGAATAAGAACTGAAAGAGAAATCCATGCAGAATTTGAAGGTGCAAAAATTTACAGAAGGCTGTATCAAAAGCGGACATAA
- the LOC8282027 gene encoding protein TRI1 → MSRVFRGYRALLAPTKSAAAAAAAAAAPSKSTATKKSAAAAVKPKDKPVRATGILKAAPVSPALSEFLGGVPEASRTDVVKKIWDHIKLHNLQNPTNKKEIFCDEKLKTIFDGKEKVGFLEIGKLLSRHFVKSG, encoded by the exons ATGTCTAGGGTTTTCAGGGGCTATAGGGCTCTTTTAGCACCAACTAAGTCTGCTGccgccgccgccgccgccgccgccGCGCCCTCAAAATCCACCGCCACTAAGAAGTCGGCGGCCGCAGCAGTGAAGCCGAAGGACAAACCGGTAAGGGCAACTGGTATATTAAAGGCGGCACCAGTATCACCTGCTTTGAGTGAGTTTCTCGGTGGAGTTCCAGAAGCTTCTCGTACTGATGTTGTTAAGAAGATATGGGATCATATCAAGCTTCACAATCTTCAG AATCCCACAAACAAGAAGGAGATATTTTGCGATGAGAAACTGAAGACCATATttgatggaaaagaaaaagttggtTTCCTGGAGATAGGAAAGTTGCTATCTCGCCATTTTGTGAAATCTGGTTAA
- the LOC8282028 gene encoding uncharacterized protein LOC8282028 isoform X2, with amino-acid sequence MGVVALAFSPFHFKTHCSSNNSISTTVRPAIILPGLGNNTGDYQKLEVTLNEYRVPTVVAKVSRFDWFRNAAGLVDPNYWRGTLQPRPVLDWYLKRVDEAVREAKELAQGGSLSLIGHSAGGWLARVYMEEFGPSDISLLLTLGTPHLPPPKGVPGVIDQTRGLLYYVEKHCKEAVYTPDLKYVCIAGRYIQGARFVGSSTAQVNSVIASDQPTAEAALVNETSNSTSMATTFRARFVGQGYKQCDDEMLLYAGMRTGRCLG; translated from the exons ATGGGTGTGGTGGCTCTTGCGTTCTCtccatttcattttaaaacCCATTGCTCCTCCAACAACTCCATTTCTACCACCGTCCGCCCTGCTATCATTCTTCCA GGTTTAGGTAATAACACTGGAGATTATCAGAAGTTGGAAGTTACACTGAATGAGTATAGAGTGCCAACAGTTGTCGCTAAGGTGTCAAGATTTGATTGGTTCAGAAATGCTGCTGGTTTGGTGGACCCCAACTACTGGCGTGGCACTCTCCAGCCTCGGCCTGTTCTTGATTG GTATTTGAAGAGGGTAGATGAGGCAGTTCGGGAGGCAAAGGAGCTGGCACAAG GTGGAAGCTTATCTCTAATTGGCCACTCAGCCGGAGGATGGCTTGCACGTGTCTACATGGAAGAATTCGGGCCGTCTGACATCTCCTTGCTGTTAACCCTGGGTACTCCCCACTT GCCACCTCCAAAAGGAGTGCCAGGGGTTATTGATCAAACAAGAGGTCTCCTTTATTATGTCGAAAAACATTGCAAGGAAGCTGTTTACACTCCTGACTTGAAATATGTATGTATTGCAGGGAG GTATATTCAAGGGGCTCGCTTTGTTGGGAGCTCAACTGCACAAGTTAATTCCGTAATTGCCAGTGACCAACCGACTGCGGAAGCTGCTCTTGTGAATGAGACAAGCAACTCAACATCTATGGCAACTACCTTTCGCGCTCGCTTTGTTGGGCAAGGGTATAAGCAG TGCGATGATGAGATGCTGCTTTATGCAGGTATGCGGACAGGCAGATGTCTGGGGTGA
- the LOC8282031 gene encoding glycine-rich protein A3, with the protein MEAVEEVHHDFDSNEKCLPSHLGGYGNSYHSSPGAYPPHGYNSPQKYPPQGFPPAGYPSPYGYSSPPSAYPPSYPPQKPYGPTGFPSPGGYPPVAYPPAGYPRPSHHSGHGSGMGVMLAGGATAMAAAGYGAHYMSYGHGQGHGGYGHGRLKHGKYGNRWKGGMYEKYQGKYLKRWK; encoded by the exons ATGGAAGCTGTGGAGGAGGTACATCATGACTTTGATTCCAACGAGAAATGCTTGCCTTCACATCTTGGAGGATATGGTAATAGTTACCACTCCTCACCTGGAGCTTATCCTCCCCATGGTTATAATAGTCCTCAAAAATATCCCCCCCAGGGCTTTCCGCCTGCTGGATATCCTTCTCCTTATGGATATTCTTCTCCTCCTTCTGCATATCCACCGAGTTATCCTCCCCAAAAACCATACGGGCCTACAGGTTTTCCATCTCCAGGTGGTTATCCTCCAGTTGCTTACCCTCCAGCTGGTTATCCTCGGCCATCACATCATTCAG gGCATGGATCTGGTATGGGTGTAATGTTAGCTGGGGGTGCAACTGCCATGGCTGCTGCTGGTTACGGGGCTCACTACATGtcatatggacatggccaggGGCACGGCGGCTATGGTCATGGGAGACTCAAGCATGGCAAGTATGGGAATCGCTGGAAGGGTGGAATGTATGAGAAGTACCAAGGCAAATATTTAAAGCGATGGAAGTGA
- the LOC8282028 gene encoding uncharacterized protein LOC8282028 isoform X1 produces the protein MGVVALAFSPFHFKTHCSSNNSISTTVRPAIILPGLGNNTGDYQKLEVTLNEYRVPTVVAKVSRFDWFRNAAGLVDPNYWRGTLQPRPVLDWYLKRVDEAVREAKELAQGGSLSLIGHSAGGWLARVYMEEFGPSDISLLLTLGTPHLPPPKGVPGVIDQTRGLLYYVEKHCKEAVYTPDLKYVCIAGRYIQGARFVGSSTAQVNSVIASDQPTAEAALVNETSNSTSMATTFRARFVGQGYKQVCGQADVWGDGVVPEVSAHLQGALNISLDGVYHSPVGSDDELRPWYGSPAVVEQWIQHLLN, from the exons ATGGGTGTGGTGGCTCTTGCGTTCTCtccatttcattttaaaacCCATTGCTCCTCCAACAACTCCATTTCTACCACCGTCCGCCCTGCTATCATTCTTCCA GGTTTAGGTAATAACACTGGAGATTATCAGAAGTTGGAAGTTACACTGAATGAGTATAGAGTGCCAACAGTTGTCGCTAAGGTGTCAAGATTTGATTGGTTCAGAAATGCTGCTGGTTTGGTGGACCCCAACTACTGGCGTGGCACTCTCCAGCCTCGGCCTGTTCTTGATTG GTATTTGAAGAGGGTAGATGAGGCAGTTCGGGAGGCAAAGGAGCTGGCACAAG GTGGAAGCTTATCTCTAATTGGCCACTCAGCCGGAGGATGGCTTGCACGTGTCTACATGGAAGAATTCGGGCCGTCTGACATCTCCTTGCTGTTAACCCTGGGTACTCCCCACTT GCCACCTCCAAAAGGAGTGCCAGGGGTTATTGATCAAACAAGAGGTCTCCTTTATTATGTCGAAAAACATTGCAAGGAAGCTGTTTACACTCCTGACTTGAAATATGTATGTATTGCAGGGAG GTATATTCAAGGGGCTCGCTTTGTTGGGAGCTCAACTGCACAAGTTAATTCCGTAATTGCCAGTGACCAACCGACTGCGGAAGCTGCTCTTGTGAATGAGACAAGCAACTCAACATCTATGGCAACTACCTTTCGCGCTCGCTTTGTTGGGCAAGGGTATAAGCAG GTATGCGGACAGGCAGATGTCTGGGGTGATGGAGTGGTGCCAGAGGTATCAGCCCATCTTCAGGGTGCACTCAACATTAGCTTGGATGGCGTATACCACTCACCAGTTGGTTCAGATGATGAGCTGAGACCCTGGTATGGTTCCCCTGCTGTTGTTGAGCAATGGATACAACATCTGCTCAACTAA